One Sphingopyxis macrogoltabida genomic region harbors:
- a CDS encoding type-F conjugative transfer system pilin assembly protein TrbC, translating into MPICRPSAARRRAVLAVALADVAGIAGLAAAQISPGIDDNPSAREKVEREGEAAMDRLKGAVSRRKAQQQNGPSDLPKPSEVERRRAFEAMRDRAKSPAMEARARDALETGKDRFAAEREAMAKRLGQALGLEAPEIKAVADAGPAPAAKGWVPVLFVSSSMPSSTLRTYAAQLEKARGVLAFRGMPGGMAKVAPMAKLTAEILRLDPGCEGPACVMRDVQVIVDPLVFRQHGVTRVPALAMIPGDPVLPYCEREEESPRGSHIAYGDAALSGLLEEIARLGGKEEVRDAQSRLEGR; encoded by the coding sequence ATGCCTATATGCAGGCCATCGGCCGCTAGGCGCCGCGCCGTACTCGCGGTGGCGCTCGCCGACGTAGCCGGCATCGCCGGCCTTGCCGCAGCGCAAATATCGCCGGGCATCGACGACAACCCGTCGGCGCGCGAGAAGGTAGAACGCGAGGGCGAAGCGGCGATGGACCGGCTGAAGGGCGCGGTGTCGCGCCGCAAAGCCCAACAGCAAAACGGCCCATCTGACCTGCCGAAGCCGAGCGAGGTCGAACGCCGGCGCGCCTTCGAGGCGATGCGCGACCGTGCCAAGTCGCCAGCGATGGAAGCCCGCGCCCGCGATGCGCTTGAGACCGGCAAAGACCGCTTCGCCGCAGAGCGCGAGGCGATGGCGAAGCGGCTCGGCCAGGCACTCGGGCTCGAAGCGCCCGAGATCAAGGCCGTCGCCGATGCCGGTCCGGCGCCGGCGGCGAAAGGCTGGGTGCCTGTGCTGTTCGTCTCCTCGTCGATGCCGTCGTCAACGCTGCGCACCTATGCAGCGCAGCTCGAGAAGGCACGCGGTGTCCTCGCGTTTCGCGGCATGCCGGGCGGGATGGCCAAGGTCGCGCCGATGGCGAAGCTCACCGCCGAGATTCTCCGCCTCGATCCCGGCTGCGAGGGACCGGCATGCGTGATGCGCGACGTGCAGGTGATCGTCGACCCGCTGGTCTTTCGCCAGCACGGCGTCACCCGCGTGCCCGCGCTCGCCATGATCCCGGGCGATCCGGTGCTCCCCTATTGCGAGCGCGAGGAGGAAAGTCCGCGCGGGAGCCATATCGCTTACGGCGATGCCGCCCTTTCCGGTTTGCTCGAAGAAATTGCCCGCCTCGGCGGAAAAGAGGAGGTGCGCGATGCTCAGTCTCGCCTGGAAGGCCGGTAA
- a CDS encoding TraU family protein, which yields MPAPAQASKCPSDTIFNPITKVRWNCIFPITIGGVRAGSYDKLDKALDAQSASKPLCACRKGATFWFGVKVSFWTPNRMIDVVTEPGCMMALGTDIMATGGKLQGSQSSISDGTNTTKLFAQMHYYVAPVWKMLDMFSDLPCLEDDGFDVALMTEVMPTWQSGTLGAIIQPEGILFGNPAAGLACMSDSAAAAAGKVIDPLFWCMGSWGSTYPVAGDIHMGDRVEAWAGLAARGTFMMGRLGALTIHSADGCSFKPQPIWTKSRYKLQLMEPVKGGKCVNIGRPGALWTSGKHAPGKDNAQFMLFEKAICCAGISTP from the coding sequence ATCCCCGCTCCAGCGCAAGCATCCAAATGTCCGAGCGACACGATCTTCAACCCGATCACCAAGGTGCGTTGGAACTGCATCTTCCCCATCACCATCGGCGGCGTGCGCGCCGGCAGCTACGACAAGCTCGACAAGGCGCTCGACGCACAATCGGCGTCGAAACCGCTGTGTGCGTGCCGCAAAGGTGCAACCTTCTGGTTCGGTGTCAAGGTCAGTTTCTGGACTCCGAACCGGATGATCGACGTGGTGACCGAACCCGGCTGCATGATGGCGCTCGGCACGGACATCATGGCGACCGGCGGCAAGCTCCAGGGCAGCCAGTCGTCGATTTCGGACGGCACGAACACGACGAAGTTGTTCGCGCAGATGCACTATTATGTCGCGCCGGTCTGGAAGATGCTCGACATGTTCAGCGATCTTCCGTGCCTCGAGGATGACGGTTTCGACGTCGCGCTGATGACCGAGGTGATGCCGACCTGGCAGTCGGGGACGCTGGGAGCGATCATCCAGCCCGAAGGCATCCTGTTCGGCAATCCCGCGGCCGGCCTTGCCTGCATGTCCGACAGCGCCGCGGCGGCAGCGGGCAAGGTCATCGACCCGCTCTTCTGGTGCATGGGCAGTTGGGGAAGCACCTATCCTGTCGCCGGCGACATTCACATGGGCGACCGCGTCGAAGCCTGGGCGGGGCTGGCAGCGCGCGGCACGTTCATGATGGGCCGGCTCGGCGCGCTGACCATCCATTCGGCGGACGGCTGCTCGTTCAAGCCGCAGCCGATCTGGACCAAGAGCCGATACAAACTCCAGCTCATGGAGCCGGTGAAGGGCGGCAAGTGCGTCAACATCGGCCGTCCCGGCGCGCTCTGGACCTCCGGCAAACACGCGCCGGGCAAGGACAACGCCCAGTTCATGCTCTTCGAGAAAGCGATCTGCTGTGCCGGCATTTCGACGCCCTGA
- a CDS encoding conjugal transfer protein TraF encodes MIRPALLAALITAFPAAAQPTSPTREPKQGYWWYQAPPPVEDADAEPDALMKPAIPPMAELATWTPPKIRKLIEQQRDYAATVLTVDAVADFWRLQDFARRKARAFAGVTQIALLQNPELNAKSANPIVGDARAAMGAEKEAVRRRYLRAHASQFALVMFSRNSCGYCRVQWPILERFREETGWQVTQMDLERRPELGQRFGVEVTPTTMVIRRDSSARMVIASGVESYPNLAQTTYQAVRLMLGDIRPEQFLTGAGEEDGFFDALGNGPVSATDPRVLGGDLVGAGLEPRR; translated from the coding sequence GTGATCCGCCCTGCCCTCCTCGCGGCGCTCATCACGGCCTTCCCCGCCGCCGCGCAGCCGACCTCACCCACCCGCGAACCGAAGCAGGGCTATTGGTGGTATCAGGCACCGCCGCCGGTCGAAGATGCGGATGCCGAGCCCGACGCGCTGATGAAGCCGGCGATACCGCCGATGGCGGAACTGGCGACATGGACGCCGCCCAAAATCCGCAAGCTGATCGAGCAGCAACGCGACTATGCAGCGACCGTGCTCACCGTCGACGCGGTCGCGGACTTCTGGCGGCTGCAGGACTTCGCGCGGCGCAAGGCACGTGCGTTCGCAGGCGTGACTCAGATCGCCTTGCTTCAGAACCCCGAACTCAATGCCAAGTCCGCCAACCCGATCGTCGGCGACGCGCGCGCGGCGATGGGTGCCGAGAAGGAAGCGGTTCGCCGCCGGTATCTCCGCGCCCACGCAAGCCAGTTCGCGCTCGTCATGTTCTCGCGGAATTCCTGTGGCTATTGCCGGGTGCAATGGCCGATCCTCGAACGGTTCCGCGAGGAGACGGGCTGGCAGGTCACACAGATGGATCTCGAGCGCCGACCGGAGCTCGGACAGCGCTTCGGCGTCGAGGTGACACCGACGACGATGGTGATCCGCCGCGACAGCTCGGCAAGGATGGTGATCGCGTCGGGTGTCGAATCCTATCCCAATCTCGCGCAGACCACATACCAGGCCGTGCGGCTGATGCTCGGCGACATTCGGCCCGAACAGTTCCTGACCGGCGCGGGCGAGGAAGATGGTTTCTTCGACGCACTCGGCAATGGGCCGGTTTCCGCGACCGATCCCCGTGTGTTGGGCGGCGACCTCGTCGGTGCGGGCTTGGAGCCGCGTCGATGA
- a CDS encoding AbrB/MazE/SpoVT family DNA-binding domain-containing protein has protein sequence MNAVTITAKGQVTLRKELLRHLGVHPGDKISFDKLPGGEIKIRAIRPSGKIEDFFGSLKREGQRPISIEEMNEAIEKGWAGQL, from the coding sequence ATGAACGCTGTTACCATTACCGCGAAAGGGCAGGTCACGCTGCGGAAGGAATTGCTCAGGCATCTCGGCGTCCATCCAGGCGACAAGATCAGCTTTGACAAACTCCCCGGCGGTGAAATCAAGATTCGGGCCATCAGGCCTTCCGGAAAGATTGAGGATTTCTTCGGGTCACTCAAGCGGGAAGGCCAGCGGCCCATCTCGATCGAGGAGATGAATGAGGCCATTGAAAAGGGCTGGGCCGGACAGCTGTGA
- the traN gene encoding conjugal transfer protein TraN, giving the protein MMGRFLFWPSRLALILFGIVAFALAVYASAAQAQQICAVDLNGNGDADDAGETASCVGMQGGSWQCPIERASCAPEPGGASSCPLGSQYACETLASGGVPSCSPNACIDTAANPIEDEPVVDDPGAPADGEVDTDGNCLGNIEIFGGRALRCRPAGLKTTFSNCCKDKGKIVKDGMGSSIASTQTKIAIAKGVFTGAQAAYAAFQAGATASQAASAGANAIIVGIDPTSIAISLAVNVMIEFLLSSCDQQDMETGMLRGSGMCVEVGSYCSSKILGICVQKSRSHCCFNTKLGRIIQEQGRPQLKSFADGWGPVKTPNCRGFTPEEFQALDFSRMDLSEYYSEVQARAQADIQSDMKDRIDAYMQAIGR; this is encoded by the coding sequence ATGATGGGCCGCTTTCTCTTCTGGCCGTCGCGCCTCGCGCTGATCCTGTTCGGCATCGTCGCCTTCGCGCTCGCCGTTTACGCGTCGGCAGCGCAGGCGCAGCAGATTTGCGCGGTCGACCTCAATGGCAATGGTGACGCCGACGACGCGGGCGAGACCGCTAGCTGCGTCGGGATGCAAGGTGGTAGCTGGCAGTGCCCGATCGAACGGGCATCGTGCGCGCCCGAGCCCGGCGGCGCGTCGTCCTGCCCGCTTGGTTCGCAATATGCGTGCGAGACGCTGGCGAGCGGCGGCGTGCCGAGTTGCTCGCCGAACGCCTGCATCGATACCGCGGCAAACCCGATCGAGGATGAACCCGTCGTCGACGATCCGGGCGCGCCCGCCGACGGCGAAGTCGACACCGACGGCAATTGTCTCGGGAACATCGAGATATTCGGCGGCCGCGCGCTGCGCTGCCGCCCAGCGGGCCTCAAGACAACCTTTTCCAACTGCTGCAAGGACAAGGGTAAGATCGTCAAGGACGGAATGGGCTCGTCGATCGCGTCGACGCAGACGAAGATCGCGATCGCCAAGGGCGTGTTCACCGGAGCCCAAGCCGCCTATGCCGCCTTCCAGGCGGGCGCGACGGCAAGCCAGGCGGCGAGCGCGGGCGCCAATGCGATCATTGTCGGCATCGATCCGACCTCGATCGCGATCAGCCTCGCGGTCAACGTCATGATCGAGTTCCTCCTCTCCTCCTGCGACCAGCAGGACATGGAGACGGGCATGCTACGCGGCTCGGGCATGTGCGTCGAGGTCGGCTCCTATTGCTCGTCGAAGATCCTCGGCATCTGCGTCCAGAAGTCGCGCAGCCATTGCTGCTTCAATACCAAGCTCGGCCGCATCATCCAGGAACAGGGCCGCCCGCAGCTGAAGTCGTTCGCGGATGGCTGGGGACCGGTGAAGACGCCGAACTGCCGCGGGTTCACGCCCGAAGAGTTCCAAGCGCTCGACTTCAGCCGAATGGACCTCTCCGAATATTATTCGGAAGTTCAGGCCCGCGCGCAGGCCGACATCCAGTCAGACATGAAGGATCGTATCGATGCCTATATGCAGGCCATCGGCCGCTAG
- a CDS encoding TraV family lipoprotein yields the protein MTDMSNRRRARLCSAALLLAGVLPLSGCATLGSAMSPYSEKFSCKNDDHGQCIHPEKAYEDAAEGRASRSDPAVTRDKILLKANQRGTARRGRSDADAYGDYRDSVYRELQGLIEAPEAPMLRPAQAVRTLILPYADRNRPDRLYMPRFVYSVLEPPSWVVGGYLVPPVSAAARVPVLEQIREVPGSELTPPVVPARAEPRP from the coding sequence ATGACCGATATGTCAAACCGGCGCCGCGCGCGCCTCTGCTCAGCCGCACTCTTGCTTGCCGGCGTCTTGCCACTCTCAGGGTGCGCAACGCTCGGCTCAGCGATGTCGCCGTACAGCGAAAAGTTCAGCTGCAAGAACGACGATCACGGCCAGTGCATCCATCCCGAGAAAGCCTATGAGGATGCGGCGGAGGGCCGGGCTTCGCGTTCGGACCCGGCGGTGACACGCGACAAGATATTGCTCAAGGCGAACCAGCGCGGCACCGCGCGCCGAGGACGCAGCGATGCTGATGCCTATGGTGATTACCGCGACAGCGTCTACCGGGAGCTTCAGGGGCTGATCGAGGCGCCCGAGGCGCCGATGCTGCGGCCGGCGCAGGCGGTGCGAACACTGATCCTGCCCTATGCCGATCGGAACCGGCCCGACCGGCTCTATATGCCGCGTTTCGTCTATTCGGTGCTTGAGCCCCCCTCCTGGGTCGTCGGCGGCTATCTCGTGCCGCCGGTCTCAGCCGCGGCGCGCGTGCCGGTGCTCGAGCAGATCCGCGAGGTGCCCGGAAGCGAACTGACGCCGCCGGTTGTGCCCGCGCGCGCGGAGCCGCGGCCATGA
- a CDS encoding S26 family signal peptidase: MLSLAWKAGKHLAIGLKGLPRRAAVALGSPGLGEPARPDRLWKATAIVVPLGLLTCWAMQQAILVMSPSIDAWAVRAAPGPIEKGDFVLFMLSHPLAGPEPVKVTKRALCMPGERISLIEKPSTMEPHAMDGWYYCDGVLLGVTKPYGRNGQRLDYWRPDHGLIPPGLIYVGSLHPSGFDSRYYGPVPIARLTRMEKLL, encoded by the coding sequence ATGCTCAGTCTCGCCTGGAAGGCCGGTAAGCATCTGGCGATCGGTTTGAAGGGACTGCCGCGGCGCGCAGCCGTTGCGCTCGGCAGTCCGGGGCTCGGCGAGCCCGCGCGCCCCGACCGGCTCTGGAAGGCGACGGCGATCGTTGTGCCACTCGGGCTTCTGACGTGCTGGGCGATGCAGCAAGCCATTCTCGTGATGTCGCCGTCGATCGACGCCTGGGCGGTGCGCGCGGCGCCGGGGCCGATCGAGAAGGGCGATTTCGTCCTGTTCATGCTCTCCCATCCGCTGGCCGGCCCCGAACCGGTCAAGGTGACCAAGCGCGCGCTTTGCATGCCCGGCGAGCGCATATCGCTGATCGAGAAACCGTCGACGATGGAGCCCCACGCCATGGACGGGTGGTATTATTGCGACGGCGTCCTGCTCGGCGTGACCAAGCCCTACGGGCGAAATGGCCAGCGGCTCGACTATTGGCGGCCCGATCACGGGCTGATCCCGCCGGGATTGATCTATGTCGGCTCGCTGCACCCGAGCGGGTTCGACAGCCGCTATTACGGACCGGTGCCGATCGCGCGCCTCACCCGCATGGAGAAGCTGCTGTGA
- a CDS encoding type II toxin-antitoxin system VapC family toxin, whose protein sequence is MKITADTNILVRSATLDDPVQSPLAKKLLKEAELVAVTLPALCEFCWVLRKVYRYEAARVAASVRLLIDAGNVAADRQAVEAGLAILEQGGDFADGVIAHDGQWLGGETFVSFDRGAVGLLAKHGQSAMNPDQSKA, encoded by the coding sequence GTGAAAATTACTGCCGACACCAATATCCTCGTCCGATCCGCAACGCTGGACGATCCCGTTCAAAGCCCCTTGGCAAAAAAGCTCCTGAAGGAAGCAGAACTTGTTGCTGTGACGCTTCCGGCCTTGTGCGAGTTCTGCTGGGTGCTCAGAAAAGTGTATCGCTATGAGGCGGCAAGGGTCGCTGCATCGGTCAGATTGCTTATCGACGCCGGCAATGTCGCAGCGGACCGACAGGCTGTTGAAGCGGGGCTTGCAATACTGGAGCAAGGTGGAGACTTCGCTGATGGGGTCATCGCCCACGATGGCCAATGGCTGGGAGGCGAGACCTTCGTGAGCTTCGATCGAGGCGCTGTTGGCCTTCTGGCAAAGCATGGGCAATCTGCGATGAACCCCGATCAATCGAAAGCTTGA
- a CDS encoding TraC family protein, which translates to MKAPGTGGGLTFSDLHRAVARDRYSDFLPLVAWVEEEEAFLCIDDGWGYAWELTPTAYMFAHVHQALLGLFNVQFPENSVVQLISFADPLIAPALDAYLDLKTRPDPLIQASARRTHAYLNEGRNGLGALHGIPVRDFRTFLAVKTRAPMHSDLRRQIEEQLAKLGIRRVEPHEMISFYRRIFNGVFEDAPGVFASGAAGHPAPPIRKQIVDAGPDLAFDGPEVFLGGQVARCLTPKAPARRVTAEHMNRLMGGMRGSAEDSDQIGGPFLYCLNILFDHSQFEIHKRAQILSAQKAAGSFAVEVGKQIEEIGWVLDEAGNSRFVSVMPTVWVFGRDSHHAREMAARAKRLWESEPLPWMVQEESYLNPILLTASLPFGLYPERRTIKMLERDFRMPVKAAALMAPIQTDFRGGGRPALLYVGRKGQLVTLDLFDPRINNYNFVVAAESGAGKSFLLNDLCRQYYAQNALIRIIDIGGSYRKLCTLCSGRYIDVGEERLVLNPFDLGLALDGEDKHSAIAMAVAIVAEMGNAATRKGVSTSEWNLIKSAVQWTIDGGYADEGIDSVRAWLGAYPQFAAADLDRVEHLKPVARELAFNLRDFGSDGAYGHFFNGPSTFDISADEFVVLELERLKAMPDLFNVIVMVVVNAVTQELYLSARDRPRFVLCDEAAQFMTKSDGQDLSRLAEAFAQGYRRARKYQGSFGIVLQSMNDLTLFGGTGQVILENAATRFLLQGSTYDRAVESKILDYSGFVLDLLKSVRNNKPNYSEVFIDSPLGLGVARLVVDPFSYWINTSAPGEVAAFEALIRAGRSPLEAVCELADVDPREILGDSRDLPRASEPAA; encoded by the coding sequence ATGAAGGCGCCCGGAACCGGCGGTGGTCTTACCTTCTCCGACCTGCACCGCGCCGTTGCGCGCGACCGCTATTCGGATTTCCTCCCGCTCGTCGCCTGGGTCGAGGAAGAGGAAGCCTTTCTCTGCATCGATGATGGCTGGGGCTATGCTTGGGAGTTGACCCCTACCGCCTATATGTTCGCGCATGTTCACCAGGCGCTGCTCGGCCTGTTCAACGTCCAGTTTCCCGAGAACAGCGTCGTCCAGCTTATCAGCTTCGCCGACCCGCTGATTGCGCCAGCGCTCGACGCCTATCTCGACCTCAAGACCCGGCCAGATCCGCTGATCCAGGCATCGGCGCGCCGGACGCACGCTTATCTAAACGAAGGCCGGAACGGGCTTGGCGCGCTCCACGGCATTCCGGTGCGTGATTTCCGGACCTTCCTCGCTGTCAAAACGCGCGCCCCCATGCACAGCGACCTGCGCCGCCAGATCGAAGAGCAGCTTGCCAAGCTCGGCATTCGCCGCGTCGAGCCGCACGAAATGATCTCCTTCTATCGCCGTATCTTCAACGGCGTCTTCGAGGACGCTCCTGGCGTATTCGCCAGCGGTGCAGCCGGGCACCCCGCCCCGCCGATCCGCAAGCAGATCGTCGATGCCGGCCCCGATCTCGCTTTCGACGGACCCGAAGTGTTCCTCGGGGGCCAGGTCGCACGCTGCCTGACGCCGAAAGCGCCGGCGAGGCGGGTTACCGCGGAACACATGAACCGGCTGATGGGCGGGATGCGCGGGAGCGCCGAGGACAGCGACCAGATTGGCGGCCCCTTCCTCTATTGCCTCAACATCCTCTTCGACCATTCGCAGTTCGAAATTCACAAGCGCGCCCAGATATTGTCGGCGCAGAAAGCGGCGGGCAGCTTTGCGGTCGAGGTCGGCAAACAGATCGAGGAAATCGGCTGGGTGCTCGACGAGGCCGGCAACAGCCGTTTCGTCTCGGTCATGCCGACCGTCTGGGTGTTCGGCCGCGATTCCCATCACGCCCGCGAGATGGCCGCGCGCGCCAAGCGCCTCTGGGAAAGTGAACCGCTGCCCTGGATGGTGCAGGAAGAATCCTACCTCAATCCGATCTTGCTGACCGCGAGCCTGCCGTTCGGCCTTTATCCCGAGCGCCGAACGATCAAGATGCTCGAGCGCGATTTCCGGATGCCGGTGAAGGCGGCAGCGCTGATGGCGCCGATCCAGACCGACTTTCGCGGAGGCGGCCGCCCTGCCCTGCTCTATGTGGGCCGCAAGGGTCAGCTCGTCACACTCGACCTCTTCGATCCGCGCATCAACAATTATAATTTTGTGGTCGCGGCCGAAAGCGGCGCGGGCAAGAGTTTCCTCCTCAACGATCTCTGCCGGCAATATTATGCCCAGAACGCCCTCATCCGCATCATCGACATTGGCGGATCCTACCGCAAGCTCTGCACCCTCTGCTCGGGTCGTTATATCGACGTCGGCGAGGAACGGCTGGTTCTGAACCCGTTCGACCTCGGGCTCGCGCTAGACGGCGAGGACAAGCATTCGGCGATCGCGATGGCGGTCGCGATCGTTGCCGAGATGGGGAACGCGGCGACGCGCAAAGGCGTTTCGACCTCAGAATGGAATCTCATCAAGTCGGCCGTCCAGTGGACGATCGATGGGGGCTATGCCGATGAAGGCATCGACTCGGTCCGCGCCTGGCTCGGTGCCTATCCGCAATTTGCCGCAGCCGATCTCGACCGTGTCGAGCATCTGAAGCCGGTCGCGCGCGAGCTCGCGTTCAATCTCAGGGATTTCGGCTCGGATGGCGCTTACGGGCACTTCTTCAACGGGCCGTCGACCTTCGACATCTCCGCCGACGAGTTCGTCGTCCTCGAGCTCGAGCGGCTGAAAGCCATGCCTGACCTGTTCAACGTCATCGTCATGGTGGTGGTAAATGCGGTGACGCAGGAGCTCTACCTCTCGGCGCGCGACCGGCCCCGCTTCGTGCTTTGTGACGAAGCAGCGCAGTTCATGACGAAAAGCGATGGTCAGGATCTGTCGCGGCTGGCTGAAGCCTTCGCACAAGGCTACCGCCGTGCCCGCAAATATCAGGGCAGCTTCGGCATCGTCCTCCAGTCTATGAACGACCTCACGCTGTTCGGCGGCACAGGCCAAGTCATCCTCGAGAATGCGGCAACGCGGTTCCTCCTGCAAGGCTCCACCTATGATCGTGCTGTCGAGAGCAAAATTCTTGACTATTCCGGGTTCGTCCTCGACCTCCTGAAATCGGTCCGCAACAACAAGCCGAACTATAGCGAGGTCTTCATCGACTCTCCGCTCGGGCTCGGGGTCGCGCGGCTTGTCGTCGATCCCTTCAGCTACTGGATCAACACCAGCGCGCCCGGCGAAGTCGCGGCGTTCGAAGCACTGATCCGGGCCGGGCGATCGCCGCTCGAGGCTGTGTGCGAGCTCGCCGACGTCGATCCCCGCGAGATATTGGGCGATAGCCGCGACTTGCCGCGAGCATCGGAGCCAGCGGCATGA